A genomic stretch from Acidobacteriota bacterium includes:
- a CDS encoding ATP-dependent DNA helicase: MKAGPEGLERVFGKGGTLSRLRTDYEYRAGQQAMARAVARALTEGRHLVVEAGTGVGKSLAYLVPVVLSGRQVILSTGTRALQDQLLEREVPAACRVAGRDPGVAVLKGRENYLCLKRLEDAEVEPTLGHAEEVPVFQEIRRWAGSTVTGDRAEVGVLPDRSSLWSRLDARSETCIGSRCAFFDRCFLYAARRRAQQAKLVVTNHHLLLADLALKDSGAGQILPQAEAVVLDEAHLVPEVAASHFGERLSLRMVTDLARDAAEELERLGEDPLVAGELERRARRLFARLRPPAGRGRVRLERAGLEAEREVVEDLEAGWAELASAVGGAGERGEERALVAARCLQQAETLASLLSGQGETRVVTVEAQGRRGAVIASWPIDVGPLLESTLARSCASVVATSATLSVARRLDRACRQLGLPGAERVIVSSPFDHRKQAALYVPRDFPEPRHPDYPRRSLDEIEALIRISRGRALVLFASHRALEEAAAELPGRLEWPVLVQGQSPRERLVETFRREVHSVLLGTASFRQGIDVPGRALSLVIVDKLPFAVPDDPLVAARGEAIRRRGGNPFMEDSLPDAVISLRQALGRLIRSRRDRGLLALLDVRVRTRRYGDAVLASLPDWPLLAERAQAEAWFCGNV, encoded by the coding sequence ATGAAGGCCGGCCCGGAGGGTCTCGAGCGGGTCTTCGGCAAGGGGGGAACCCTCAGTCGCCTGCGAACGGATTACGAATACCGGGCCGGCCAGCAGGCCATGGCCCGGGCCGTCGCCCGGGCCCTGACCGAGGGGCGGCACCTGGTGGTGGAGGCCGGGACGGGGGTCGGCAAGTCCCTGGCCTACCTGGTGCCGGTGGTCCTCAGCGGCCGCCAGGTGATTCTTTCCACCGGCACCCGGGCCCTTCAGGACCAGCTTCTCGAGCGGGAGGTGCCGGCGGCCTGCCGGGTGGCGGGACGGGATCCGGGGGTCGCCGTCCTCAAGGGGAGGGAGAACTACCTCTGCCTCAAGCGCCTGGAGGATGCCGAGGTGGAGCCCACCCTGGGGCATGCCGAGGAAGTGCCCGTCTTCCAGGAGATTCGCCGTTGGGCCGGGTCCACGGTCACGGGTGACCGTGCCGAAGTCGGGGTTCTGCCGGATCGCTCCTCCCTCTGGTCCCGTCTCGATGCCCGCAGCGAGACCTGTATCGGCAGCCGTTGCGCCTTCTTCGATCGCTGCTTTCTCTACGCCGCCCGCCGCCGGGCCCAGCAGGCGAAGCTCGTAGTGACCAACCACCACCTGTTGCTGGCCGATCTCGCCCTCAAGGACAGCGGGGCCGGCCAGATTCTTCCCCAAGCGGAGGCGGTCGTACTGGACGAGGCCCACCTGGTTCCGGAAGTCGCTGCCTCCCACTTCGGCGAGCGCCTCAGCCTGCGCATGGTGACGGACCTGGCGCGGGACGCGGCGGAGGAACTCGAGCGACTGGGGGAGGATCCCCTGGTGGCCGGGGAACTGGAGCGCCGGGCCCGAAGACTTTTCGCCCGCCTGCGGCCTCCGGCCGGTCGGGGGCGGGTACGTCTCGAGCGTGCCGGGCTGGAGGCCGAGCGCGAGGTGGTCGAAGATCTCGAAGCGGGCTGGGCGGAACTGGCCTCCGCCGTGGGGGGGGCGGGGGAGCGCGGCGAGGAGCGCGCCCTGGTGGCGGCACGCTGCCTTCAGCAGGCCGAGACCCTGGCCTCCCTGCTCTCCGGCCAGGGCGAGACGCGGGTGGTGACGGTCGAGGCCCAGGGACGACGCGGTGCGGTGATCGCCTCCTGGCCGATCGATGTCGGCCCCCTGCTCGAATCCACCCTGGCCCGCTCCTGCGCCTCGGTGGTCGCCACCAGCGCGACCCTGTCGGTGGCCCGGCGGCTCGATCGCGCCTGCCGGCAGCTCGGTCTGCCCGGGGCGGAGAGGGTGATCGTCTCCTCCCCCTTCGACCATCGCAAGCAGGCGGCGCTCTACGTCCCCCGGGATTTTCCTGAACCGCGGCACCCCGATTACCCCCGCCGCTCGCTGGACGAGATCGAGGCCCTGATCCGGATCAGCCGGGGGCGGGCACTGGTGCTCTTCGCCTCCCACCGGGCGCTGGAAGAAGCGGCTGCGGAACTGCCCGGTCGCCTGGAATGGCCGGTGCTCGTACAGGGTCAGTCCCCGCGGGAGCGACTGGTGGAAACCTTCCGCCGGGAGGTGCATTCGGTGCTGCTGGGCACGGCTTCGTTCCGCCAGGGAATCGACGTGCCCGGGAGGGCCCTGTCCCTGGTGATCGTGGACAAGCTCCCCTTCGCCGTGCCCGACGACCCCCTGGTCGCCGCCCGGGGCGAGGCGATCCGGCGCCGGGGGGGCAATCCTTTCATGGAAGATTCCCTGCCCGACGCGGTCATCTCCCTGCGCCAGGCCCTCGGTCGCCTGATCCGCAGCCGCCGGGACCGGGGCCTTCTGGCCCTGCTCGACGTGCGGGTGCGCACCCGCCGCTACGGCGACGCCGTCCTCGCCTCCCTGCCCGACTGGCCCCTGCTCGCAGAGCGGGCGCAGGCCGAGGCCTGGTTCTGCGGCAACGTCTAG
- the glyA gene encoding serine hydroxymethyltransferase: MYEAMYEALWQADPDTARAIRDEAVRQHTHLELIASENFVSEAVLAAAGSVFTNKYAEGYPRRRYYGGCEHADEVEVLARDRAKQLFGAERANVQPHSGSQANQGVYFTVLEPGDTVLGLDLSHGGHLTHGHPLNLSGRLFRFVAYGVRREDERIDYDQLESLAREHRPKLIVAGASAYPRFIDWERIRAIADEVGALTMADIAHPAGLIAAGLHPSPVPHFDFVTSTTHKTLRGPRGGLILCRKKFYKDMQRVVFPGLQGGPLMHVIAAKAIAFRQALQPEYKEYCRQVMANAEALATALAEEGLRIVSGGTDTHLLLVDVFREGMTGKDAEVVLDRVNITTNKNTIPFDPNPPALASGLRLGTPALTTRGMKEGEMQVIAGLIARALRHREDDAELARLRAEVIDLCEGFPLYPERRRALPGDSA; the protein is encoded by the coding sequence ATGTACGAAGCGATGTATGAAGCCCTGTGGCAGGCCGATCCCGATACGGCCCGCGCGATTCGGGACGAGGCCGTGCGCCAGCACACACATCTCGAGCTGATCGCCTCGGAGAACTTCGTCAGCGAAGCGGTGCTGGCGGCCGCGGGTTCGGTGTTCACCAACAAGTACGCCGAGGGCTACCCCCGTCGACGCTACTATGGCGGCTGCGAGCATGCCGACGAGGTGGAAGTCCTGGCCCGCGACCGGGCCAAGCAGCTCTTCGGCGCCGAACGGGCCAACGTGCAGCCCCATTCCGGCTCCCAGGCCAACCAGGGGGTCTACTTCACGGTCCTCGAGCCCGGCGATACGGTGCTGGGTCTCGACCTGAGCCACGGCGGGCACCTGACCCACGGCCATCCCCTCAACCTCTCCGGGCGGCTGTTTCGCTTCGTGGCTTACGGTGTGCGGCGGGAAGACGAGCGCATCGACTATGACCAGCTTGAGAGCCTGGCCCGGGAGCATCGTCCCAAGCTGATCGTCGCCGGCGCCAGCGCCTACCCGCGCTTCATCGATTGGGAGCGCATTCGGGCCATCGCCGACGAGGTCGGGGCCCTGACCATGGCCGACATCGCCCATCCGGCGGGGTTGATCGCCGCCGGGCTCCACCCCAGCCCCGTGCCCCACTTCGATTTCGTCACCTCCACCACCCACAAGACTCTGCGCGGGCCTCGAGGCGGGCTGATCCTCTGCCGGAAGAAGTTCTACAAGGACATGCAGAGGGTGGTCTTTCCCGGTCTCCAGGGGGGACCGCTGATGCACGTGATCGCCGCCAAGGCGATCGCCTTCCGGCAGGCCCTGCAGCCGGAATACAAAGAGTATTGCCGGCAGGTGATGGCCAACGCCGAGGCGCTGGCCACAGCCCTGGCCGAGGAGGGGCTGCGTATCGTCTCCGGCGGGACCGACACCCACCTGCTGCTGGTCGATGTCTTCAGGGAAGGCATGACCGGCAAGGACGCCGAGGTCGTGCTCGATCGGGTGAACATCACCACCAACAAGAACACCATCCCCTTCGACCCCAATCCGCCGGCGCTCGCCTCGGGCCTGCGGCTGGGAACCCCGGCACTGACCACCCGCGGTATGAAGGAGGGCGAGATGCAGGTCATCGCGGGGCTGATCGCCCGCGCCCTGCGCCACCGGGAGGACGACGCCGAGCTGGCCCGGCTGCGGGCCGAGGTCATCGACCTCTGCGAGGGCTTCCCGCTCTACCCGGAGCGCCGGCGGGCCCTGCCCGGCGATTCCGCTTGA
- the rpiB gene encoding ribose 5-phosphate isomerase B: MRIAVGSDHAGYRLKEHLAARLAAAGADVLDLGTASEESCDYPEYGRAVAAAVAAGRADRGLVICGTGLGISMAANRVPGVRAARCTSEYDARYARAHNDANVLALGSRVSGVGLAEAIVDTFLATPFEGGRHQRRVEQIDAPPAAADGADGPGSE, from the coding sequence ATGCGCATCGCCGTGGGCTCGGATCACGCCGGCTACCGGCTCAAGGAGCATCTCGCCGCCCGCCTTGCCGCCGCGGGAGCCGATGTCCTCGACCTGGGCACGGCTTCCGAGGAAAGCTGCGACTATCCGGAATACGGTCGGGCGGTGGCCGCGGCGGTGGCCGCGGGACGGGCCGATCGGGGCCTGGTGATCTGTGGGACGGGACTGGGCATCTCGATGGCCGCCAACCGGGTGCCGGGGGTTCGTGCCGCCCGCTGCACCAGTGAATACGACGCGCGCTATGCTCGCGCACACAACGATGCCAACGTTCTCGCCCTGGGTTCCCGGGTCAGCGGCGTGGGGCTTGCGGAGGCCATCGTGGACACCTTTCTGGCGACGCCCTTCGAGGGGGGCAGGCACCAGCGCCGGGTGGAGCAGATCGACGCCCCGCCCGCCGCTGCCGACGGGGCCGACGGCCCGGGGAGCGAGTGA
- a CDS encoding 4Fe-4S dicluster domain-containing protein, translating to MASVVSIDTDLCENEQVCEAVCPEPVFRIEDGVVRIVDAGSCTICFKCAESCPNGAIELDY from the coding sequence ATGGCCAGCGTGGTGAGCATCGACACCGATCTCTGCGAAAACGAACAGGTTTGCGAGGCGGTCTGCCCCGAGCCGGTCTTCCGTATCGAGGACGGCGTCGTCCGGATCGTCGACGCCGGCAGCTGCACGATCTGCTTCAAGTGCGCCGAGAGCTGCCCCAACGGCGCCATCGAACTCGACTACTGA
- a CDS encoding Hsp20/alpha crystallin family protein, translated as MEGAAMREFVELKEKINRLLDEALGRLEPSSETGGAGDWSPRVDLYELPDRILLRADLPGMDPADIDVRLEDGQLVLSGRRRPPGDVDPATARRIERPFGSFLRRYALPDGIDPEGVRAGYGGGVLEVVLRRQQETSVRRIPVQS; from the coding sequence ATGGAGGGAGCCGCCATGCGGGAGTTCGTCGAACTGAAGGAAAAGATCAACCGCCTGCTCGACGAGGCCCTCGGCCGCCTCGAGCCATCGTCCGAGACCGGCGGAGCCGGCGACTGGAGCCCGCGGGTCGACCTCTACGAGTTGCCCGACCGCATTCTGCTCCGCGCCGACCTTCCGGGCATGGATCCCGCCGACATCGACGTGCGCCTGGAGGACGGTCAACTGGTCCTCTCCGGCCGCCGCCGCCCCCCCGGCGATGTGGATCCGGCCACGGCAAGACGCATCGAAAGGCCCTTCGGCTCTTTCCTCCGCCGTTATGCCCTGCCTGACGGGATCGACCCGGAGGGCGTGCGGGCCGGCTACGGCGGCGGGGTGCTCGAAGTGGTCCTGCGCCGCCAACAAGAGACCTCCGTTCGCCGCATTCCCGTTCAGAGCTGA